The proteins below are encoded in one region of Metallibacterium scheffleri:
- the lepB gene encoding signal peptidase I, with amino-acid sequence MQYFSLILLLLTVLSGLVWLFDVVFLRKRRMARAGVGGLPAREPWTVDYSRSLFPVLAAVLLFRSFIAEPFRIPSGSMMPTLKVGDFILVNKFAYGLRLPVFHTRILSTGEPQRGDVVVFRYPLKPSEDYIKRVIGLPGDTIRIRGEQIYINGKLVPTQLVGPYQGGYGRESRLLEANGAMVYREHLGAHTNEIAEMPQIAMGGTYQSPTCHFENTHDGTCTVPAHSYFVMGDNRDNSEDSRFWGFVPQRNLVGKAFMIWFSWRGPHGIDFKRIGTMIH; translated from the coding sequence ATGCAATATTTCTCGCTGATTCTATTGCTGCTGACCGTGCTGAGCGGCCTGGTCTGGCTGTTCGATGTGGTGTTTCTGCGCAAGCGCCGCATGGCGCGCGCGGGTGTCGGGGGTCTGCCGGCGCGCGAGCCGTGGACGGTGGATTATTCGCGCTCGCTGTTTCCGGTGCTGGCGGCGGTGCTGCTGTTCCGCTCGTTCATCGCCGAGCCGTTCCGCATCCCCTCCGGCTCGATGATGCCCACGCTCAAGGTGGGCGATTTCATCCTGGTCAACAAGTTTGCCTATGGCCTGCGTCTGCCGGTGTTCCACACCAGGATCCTGTCCACTGGCGAGCCGCAGCGCGGCGATGTGGTGGTGTTTCGCTACCCGCTGAAGCCGAGCGAGGATTACATCAAGCGCGTGATCGGGCTGCCCGGCGACACCATCCGCATTCGCGGCGAGCAGATTTACATCAACGGCAAACTGGTGCCGACGCAACTGGTTGGTCCTTATCAGGGTGGTTACGGCCGCGAGAGCCGCCTGCTGGAAGCCAATGGCGCCATGGTGTATCGCGAGCACCTGGGCGCGCACACCAACGAGATCGCGGAAATGCCGCAAATCGCGATGGGCGGCACCTATCAGTCGCCGACCTGCCATTTCGAGAACACCCACGATGGCACCTGCACGGTGCCGGCCCACAGCTACTTCGTCATGGGTGACAATCGCGACAACAGCGAGGACAGCCGCTTCTGGGGCTTCGTGCCACAGCGCAACCTGGTTGGCAAGGCGTTCATGATCTGGTTCAGTTGGCGCGGGCCGCACGGTATCGATTTCAAACGCATCGGCACGATGATTCATTAG
- a CDS encoding DUF4845 domain-containing protein yields the protein MKTQQHGMTLIGFVFILIIAGFFAYMAMKLVPAYAEYMGVVKTVKETADKPGEMGKPLAQIRNDMSFTGSFQYVDNSTLSDARLSIVTGGPTPMLTMSYNKVIPFLYNISFLLHFKTSAPMNTQAAG from the coding sequence ATGAAAACGCAGCAGCACGGCATGACCCTGATCGGGTTTGTGTTCATCCTGATCATCGCCGGGTTCTTCGCCTACATGGCGATGAAGCTGGTGCCGGCCTACGCCGAGTACATGGGCGTGGTCAAAACCGTCAAGGAAACCGCGGACAAGCCTGGCGAGATGGGCAAACCGCTGGCGCAGATTCGCAATGACATGTCGTTCACCGGCAGCTTCCAGTACGTGGACAACAGCACGCTGAGCGACGCCAGGCTGAGCATCGTCACTGGCGGCCCCACGCCCATGTTGACCATGAGCTACAACAAGGTCATCCCGTTTCTTTACAACATCAGCTTCCTGTTGCATTTCAAGACCTCGGCGCCGATGAACACGCAAGCTGCGGGCTGA
- the rnc gene encoding ribonuclease III: protein MHLPHEFHDAALAELALTHRSAGRHNNERLEFLGDALLNAFVAELLFEQRPRADEGELTRQRAALVNGQALAQLARELDIGARLHLGPGEMKSGGQRRDSILADAFEALLAAVYLDAGLDTCRALVRTLFEPRIALLEKSAKDAKTRLQEWLQQRALGLPQYELVHSSGSDHAPHFEVDCVLALPEPQHFNGSGSSRRAAEQEAAAHALAAVRERRA from the coding sequence GTGCATCTGCCGCATGAATTCCACGACGCTGCGCTGGCCGAATTGGCGCTGACCCATCGCAGTGCGGGACGGCACAACAACGAGCGCCTGGAATTCCTCGGCGATGCCTTGCTCAACGCCTTCGTCGCCGAGTTGCTGTTCGAACAACGGCCGCGCGCCGACGAGGGCGAGCTGACGCGGCAGCGCGCCGCCCTGGTCAACGGCCAGGCCCTGGCGCAACTGGCGCGCGAACTGGACATCGGCGCGCGCCTGCATCTGGGGCCGGGCGAGATGAAAAGCGGCGGTCAGCGTCGCGATTCGATTCTCGCCGACGCCTTCGAGGCGCTGCTCGCGGCGGTGTATCTGGATGCCGGTCTGGATACATGCCGCGCGCTGGTGCGCACCCTGTTCGAACCGCGTATCGCGCTGCTGGAAAAATCCGCCAAGGACGCCAAGACGCGCTTGCAGGAATGGCTGCAGCAGCGCGCGCTGGGCTTGCCGCAGTACGAACTGGTGCATAGCAGCGGCAGCGATCACGCGCCGCATTTCGAGGTCGATTGCGTGCTTGCGCTGCCCGAGCCGCAGCATTTCAATGGCAGCGGCAGCAGTCGCCGCGCCGCCGAGCAGGAGGCCGCCGCGCATGCGCTGGCCGCCGTGCGGGAGCGCCGCGCATGA
- the era gene encoding GTPase Era, producing MNAPGLGHCGRVALVGRPNVGKSTLLNALLGTHLSIVSPKPQTTRHRILGVSTLVGGQIAFVDTPGLHRGARRALNRSLNRAVHAALGEVDLIAHVIEAGRWSDEDAAVYKAIAAERLPRVLVINKIDRQRDKSALLPFVARLSEEHSYAAVLYASALRGQGLDELRAQLLQRLPEGAPQFDVDDITDRSERFLAAEMVREQLMLRLGDELPYSTTVEIEQFSERADGLAEVHAVIWVEREGQRPIVIGDGGTMLKQVGSGARRAMERLFGRRVFLQTWVKVRAGWSDNEAELKRFGYTD from the coding sequence ATGAATGCGCCTGGCCTTGGCCATTGCGGGCGTGTGGCGCTGGTCGGGCGGCCGAATGTCGGCAAGTCGACCCTGCTCAACGCGCTGCTGGGCACGCATCTGAGCATCGTCAGTCCGAAACCGCAGACTACGCGCCACCGCATTCTCGGCGTGTCCACGCTGGTCGGTGGGCAAATCGCATTCGTGGACACGCCGGGCCTGCATCGCGGCGCGCGGCGTGCGCTCAACCGCAGCCTCAATCGCGCCGTGCACGCCGCGCTCGGCGAGGTCGACCTGATCGCGCACGTGATCGAAGCCGGTCGCTGGAGCGACGAAGATGCTGCCGTGTACAAGGCGATCGCCGCCGAGCGCCTGCCGCGCGTGCTGGTGATCAACAAGATCGACCGCCAGCGCGACAAATCCGCATTGCTGCCGTTCGTGGCCAGACTGAGCGAGGAGCACAGCTACGCTGCGGTGCTGTATGCCTCGGCGCTGCGTGGTCAAGGTCTGGACGAGCTGCGCGCGCAGCTATTGCAGCGCCTGCCCGAGGGCGCGCCGCAGTTCGACGTCGATGACATCACCGATCGCAGCGAGCGCTTTCTGGCCGCAGAGATGGTGCGCGAGCAATTGATGCTGCGCCTGGGCGATGAGCTGCCTTACTCCACCACGGTGGAGATCGAGCAATTCAGCGAACGCGCGGATGGCCTGGCCGAGGTGCACGCGGTGATCTGGGTCGAGCGCGAGGGCCAGCGCCCGATCGTCATCGGCGACGGCGGCACGATGCTCAAACAGGTTGGTAGCGGCGCGCGTCGTGCCATGGAGCGGTTATTCGGGCGCCGCGTGTTTCTGCAAACCTGGGTCAAGGTGCGCGCCGGCTGGAGCGACAACGAGGCCGAGCTGAAGCGCTTCGGCTATACCGACTAG
- the recO gene encoding DNA repair protein RecO produces the protein MPAPVSLEPGYVLHARPWRETSLLLECLTAEHGRIGLIARGVRGAHTPTARADLQPLRRLRLSYSRQGELGRLHAAELMALHALGGEALLAALYVNELLVRLLPREDAHAHLFAQYQTLLEQLSGARASAWLLRRFERDLLEAMGYAPLLDREAESGAPVQAGLRYAYAPERGPLRWQPHLGGSGLRGSALLALAHDQVPEAQDLPDLRRLLRELISLHLGGRALASWSLAPLARPRPHAAD, from the coding sequence ATGCCTGCGCCGGTCAGCCTCGAGCCGGGCTATGTGCTGCACGCGCGGCCGTGGCGCGAGACCTCGCTGTTGCTCGAATGCCTCACCGCCGAGCATGGCCGCATCGGCCTGATCGCGCGCGGCGTGCGCGGTGCGCATACGCCGACCGCGCGCGCCGATCTGCAGCCGCTGCGCAGGCTGCGTCTGAGCTACAGCCGGCAGGGCGAACTCGGACGCCTGCACGCGGCCGAGCTGATGGCGCTGCACGCACTCGGCGGCGAAGCCCTGCTGGCCGCGCTGTATGTCAACGAATTGTTGGTGCGCCTGCTGCCGCGCGAGGATGCGCATGCGCACCTGTTCGCGCAGTATCAGACGCTACTGGAGCAGCTCAGTGGCGCGCGCGCCAGCGCTTGGCTGTTGCGCCGCTTCGAGCGCGACTTGCTCGAAGCCATGGGGTATGCGCCGCTGCTCGACCGCGAAGCCGAAAGCGGCGCGCCCGTGCAGGCCGGGTTGCGCTATGCCTACGCGCCCGAGCGCGGCCCGCTGCGCTGGCAGCCACACCTGGGTGGCTCCGGGCTACGCGGTTCAGCGCTGCTGGCACTGGCACATGATCAAGTGCCCGAGGCGCAGGATCTACCCGATCTGCGGCGCCTGCTGCGCGAGTTGATCAGCCTGCATCTGGGTGGCCGGGCACTGGCCTCGTGGTCGTTGGCCCCGCTGGCACGGCCGCGCCCGCACGCAGCAGACTGA